One Magnolia sinica isolate HGM2019 chromosome 2, MsV1, whole genome shotgun sequence genomic window, gccacttaaaaatgaattcatctcattttagttcataTCAACTAAGTAGTAAAGATGATAGTTTATATAAATTGTTGGTTGTATTTTTAATCCCTACTATAAAAAAATGATCTCCAATACATAATTATAATTAGctagaatgagatgaactcattttttagtggcaaccaaacaggccctaaaaattCGATTCTGAGTTTAATTTCATGCTGCTGGTAACATCTGTTGAATCTATGCAAACAGGCCGGTAACAGGGCCCCGGCCTAAGCTGGGCCTTGATAAAGGCCTGGCTCGGCCTAACTGAGTACACATGTTCTTCCCAGACTATGGGCTAGGCAGGATCAGGGCCAGATCTTTACAGCTCGCAGGCCAGGCCTGGATAATCTTCATCCCTGCGCAGCCAAGTTTCTACATGGCACTTACAATTTCGCCTTATGAAATCTCCATCCCGGCACAGCCAAGTTCCTACATGGCAGTTACAATTTCACCTTATGAAATTCTCGTCTCGGCAGAGCCAAGTTCCTACATGGCACTTACTGTTTTCCCTTATGAAGTACCAATGCTTctgagtttttttcttttctttttaacacacgcacaaataccccacacactcacactgtagtggaatttcaccacctatgggtactcgaacccttgacccggtgttgaaactcctaggaatctaccaccggagcaagactAAGGACCCAAAAAATGTTATGAGAAGTTGCACATCCATATAACTAAATATTGCCAGGACAAAAAATTGATGCAACTAGTTATTCAAGACCGTAAAACAATGCAATATAATAGGACAAGATGGTTTTTAAATAAAAGAAGGCCATTTTTAGATCATTAGCATGAAATCAAAAGCAGAGGTTAGCTTGAACAAGTCCCAACATAACATTGTGGAATAAGTCTACCTATGGCTATTGGATATGGGGTTGTTtttggtaatccaaaccattgatccaaCAAGAAATATAGTTGATAGTGGTTGCCTTAAAAATATTCAATATCGAATGATCCTTTTAACTTCCAATAAATGGCCCCACAAAAAATCATGTAAGAGAGGGTccatattcaaaagaaaagagtCTAATGATCAAATGCTGAAACCATTCTAGTCCAAGTTACTTTTGGTGTCCTCCACCCACAGTGAGGCTCAcggtataaatggtttggatcattcaaacaTGGCCGGAAGCCAACTGCAACACTGTCCCATGTATCCCACAAGAATAGGTCGAGGCTGTAAGGGAGCaacccaccacacacacacactgctcCAATGAGAAATGCTACAATGCTCTCATAGCACCATATGTTATAGTGACCCTTGTTGCATTATTCACTTAGACAGTTCAATCAATTGATCTGAAACGTCTATCAAGTACAGAACACATTTCATGAATTACCATGCAAAAATTGTACAGATTGGATGAGATCCAATTCATCTTTGATTTGGGTCTTATTTTCTATACTTATCCTCTTTCCTAGTCCATGAATGGGATGGCTAAGATTGCCTAAGGAAAATGATTCTaaaattctttagaatcataagcaatccatgatgtgtCCTAACAAATTGATGGACCAGCCTGTTGATTGGACCTTTTTTTGTATAAGCACACACATTAATAGCTatggatcaaatggttaatatttgtcagattggTGGCACGTTTGCATggtagcacatgaaatgtgattTGGACATAACTTACAGTCCCGATAAGTGGATAGTGTCCAAGTGCAACCAGGAGctctataacttatagtgctcccaGAGCGCAGGAGCACTTCTACTGTTATCATTGAAGGAAAGATCAATCAAGGTTAATTTTGGCAATTCACAGAAATTTGGATCCAAGCAAATGTTCCATGGTTAAGCTTCTTTATCATGTAACAACTAAAATGGGTCAGTTAGCTATACCTTAATTCAGGTTATTGTGTGTGTGaacaagagaaaagaggaaataaATGAATAATGGAACAAACAATCATCACCAATAATCCCCACAAGAGCAACTCCCATCTTTGAAATGATGGAAACGGTTTGAATCCCTAACGATGATCTCCCTCTCAGTAATCACTGATATGAACTTAGTAGCATTGTGGCAATCCCCACAGACCCGCAAGTTCTTGAAGATTTGAATCGGACTTTTAGGCGGCATGTTGATAATACCAAATGCGATAGCCAATCGCTCACTATGGCTTGTAAGGATATGCTCCTTTTCGTCTTCCTCCACATCTTGCAGCACAAAGCTATAATCAGGCACATATCCAAGGCTCTTCATCTTAGCCAACAAGAGCCCAAGCTCTTTGTATATATCTTCACATTGAGGGTGAGATCGGTTACCAGTAAAAAAAACATGGACGCGATTGTTCACCACAATTGAGCTCCATCCAGGAGTCTTCTTCAATCCCCTTTCTCTTGCCAAAGATCTCACCTTATCAACCCCCTCCCACTTCCCAATTTTCGCATATATGTTTGACAACAAAACGTAGTAGCCGACATTCTCCGAATCTATTTCAAATAGCCGATCCGAAGCCAATGCGCCCAATTCCACATTTCCATGAATTCTGCATGCACCAAGAAGAGCACCCCAGACACTAGCATCTGGCCTTACTGGCATGCTCTCTATAAATTCATATGCGGTATCCAAGTGTCCAGCTCGACCAAGCAAATCCACCATGCAAGCATAGTGTTTTACAGTAGGTTCAATCTTGTAGCATTCACGCATTAGTTGAAAGCATTGCTGACCTTGATCAACTAAACCCGCGTGGCTACAAGCAGATAACAAGGAAACAAAGGTGATATGATCTGGTTTAACCCCCTCTTGTTGCATTTCTCCAAAGAGATATAGTGCTTTCTCACCATGTCCATGAATTCCATGCCCTGATATGATAGCATTCCAGGGGACTGAACTCCTCGTTGGAACTTGGCGGAATAAGAGCATTGCATCATCTAACCTCCCACACTTTGTATACATATCTATAAGGCAAGTGCCCACAAACACATCCAAGTGCAaaccaacccggatagatcggcCATGGATTCTCATCCCTTGTTGCAAGGCTCCCACATGGGAAATAGCAGGAAGAAcacttaccagtgtcccttgatcttcCACTATTCCTTCATACTCATCCATCATGTGATAAAGTTCTATTGCCTCGTTTGCAAGCCCATTTTGAGCATGGCCTGTGATCAAAGTATTCCAAGAAATCACATCTTTCATAAGCATTCTATCAAACACTTTCTGTGCATCATCTATCTTGCCCATTTTCGCATACATATCAACAAGAGCATTGCCAACAAAGATATCTTCTGAAATCCATCCCCTTCTCATGACAAAACCATGCACAGACCGTCCATTTTGACAATACCCAGACTGAGCAGCAACAGATGCCAAGCTCACTACAGTCAGCACATCAGGCCGCAAACCATTCCCTTTCATCTCATGAAAAAACCCCAGAGCAGCAATCGGTTCACCAGCCTGCTCATATGCAGCTATCATTGAGTTCCATGACACCAAATCTCTTACTTCCATTCCATCAAAGACCCGCTGTGCATCCCTCATATAACCCAATTTTGCATACATGTTGATCAAAGCATTAGACACAAAAACATCAAAATCCAATCCATGCTTTATCACATACACATGAATCAACCTCCCCATCAAATGATCTTGCAACGGTGCACAAACAGGAAGAACACTAGAGACTGTAACCGAGTCCATCCTCTCTCCGTCCAACAACACCTcttcaaacaaccacaatgcTTCAGCTGCCTTACCATTCTGACAATACCCAGAAATCATTGCATTCCAAGACCCCAAATCTCTCACCAGCATTTCATCGAAAACCCGCCGGGCATCAACCACGAGCCCAAATCTCGCATACAATTTAATCAAAGAAGCAGCCACAAAGAAATCAGATCCGAATCCCAATTTTAAAACCAAACAGTGTACCTTCCTCCCATCTCCCAATTCCTCACAAGCTTTCAAAACCACGGGAAAAGTAAAGAAATCTGGCCGAACTCTAGAATTAGTCGACATTCTATAATAACAGTCGAGACCTTCACGGAAAGAACCATTCCGAACATATCCGGAGATGATCGAATTCCATGCAACGACATTCTTCTTGGGAATTTGATCAAACACAAGGCGGGCATGGTGGACCTCACCGAGGTTGGTGTAGAGGGTGACAAGCTTGGTGGAGAAGAAGACATTTTGGGTGAGGCCGGATACAAGGAGGAGGGCATGAAGGCGCTTGGCAAGGTGGGTTTTGTTGCAGGAAGGAAAGAGAAGGTTGAAATCCATGTTCCTGCTTTGTTCTTTGCATGGCGATTCGGTGAAAATTGcagaatttgtgttttcccttcatccaggtctacgttaccttatgaacaggtaaggtggcagataaatatcatggtaggccgtaggaaggtttcaacgatgggggTCATTGTCCCAACAGCTTTCTCTGGTGTGGTTcaattaagctttggatctgcctcatttttgggctcctgccctaaaataatctgaaatttaaaaataaaaaaataattaaaaataaaataaaataaaggatgaacggtgtggatctaacacatacatcgtagtgggcccacagaatttgccaCGTTAACACAGCACCGGTCTGCTTGCTGTGCGCAATCCGAGTCGTGTGTAACATGAGTGTGTGACCCGGGTCACACCGTAGTGAGTGTTTCACTGACAGTagggctcaccttggtatatgtgttgtacatccaggACGTTCATAGGTTTTTTCTAGATCAATTCAGGGaaaggtcccaaaaatgaagtaggtccatgttgaagtgataaagtcccttgatatacattgatacactacGTTCTGGCAGcctaagcttttggagtaaatggttgtttgacacggTATCAGAGCgaaaggtcctatgttcgaatctcgatagtagcaaatatgcctcgctaatatattattctcccacaggGGGTTATGAAAATCAGGTCCGGTCTAGGGATCGGGAaattaagcccggcctatttgtgctttccctttatTTAGgtcattgtgactttccctttaTTTAGGTCATTGTGACTTTATCAACGCGTTGGATTTTTGCcctggaaagtttttaacggtgtgaACTCAATGTCTACCCTTTCCTGtactgtggtccactttagatttagatctgattcatttttgggaccgtTCACTTGAATGATGTGTAAAAAgtgataaatggtgtggatatacagcacatacatgaAAGTGGCCCCATGTTCAGGGAAGCACGATACTACTTTGATCATTGGATGTGTAAGAGGTACGCCCACCCTCTATATTTGTAccgggcccacagtgatgtgtaccTGTGATTCACTTCAATCATTGTATGTGTAATCCCGTGTAAGGCCATAGCCAAAAAGTTAGGCTGATATGTAATTAAAGTGGGACATACTAATGAAAACAGTTGAGGAGAGACTTCTGCCCTTGATTGTTAGTGGGCGCATCATGACGGGCatttgaaatccattccaaccattaaatgTCCTACAAAATCATATGCCTTGTGCCTAAAATGCAGGCTCATGAATTATTCAAGTGGACAATTCCAATGGATACAATTTTGAGAGTAAGCTTGTACGCTATATTCAATCGTCTAAGTCTACCGAAAGGTCTGATTTCAGCCTGCATGTATGTTGGGGTTACTTATTGTCGTAGGGACGAaggtgatgaggttgatcaccgtcttcttcaAGGATAAGTATTCCGAATCCTCGTAGCTTCTCTGTACTCTTCACATAGGCTTTTTAAATctacgaaaaaaagaaaaaagaaataaattctataaaatttgtaatttaattgatgattgaaataaacgagttcacaaccctttaaataaggatactaaaTAATGGGAGaattttcataatcaaactacaactaaaaccaggcatagctgggttggttggctaaggtAGCTCgtactaccccaaaatcatgtatggtaCGTTGAGTAATTCATTTCGATTTGctagatatgcttgttttaaggttttgatagtcttgatgacttccgccTCCGACCGAGTCTTCTCTTCTTCATCTTGGACaagaaagtgtccgcgacccactctacatcacttatCTAataggaaatggtactataaggtcgacctcatgagaacttcccatgaggttgagctgtgtgggccccaccgtgatgtgtgtctaaAATCAACACATTACATTCGATGGATTCCCTTTAGGTTATGGAATATCTCAAAAATAGAcatatatggaacttaggtggggccataccatctaaaatcatgtgaagatatgcttaaaacatataaaagtactttgtggggcccacttgagttttggatgagtcttaaacttggtctgacccctcatatAATTGGGACACATAGAATGGATcatctagatttgtgaaccatatcttggtgggcctaataaatgattatgaatgttttaatgggagggtaacccctatcaactattgtatgtgatgtggctcacctaagtcatgcattgacttaatttttaaccatgtggcccacgatggaatgatgcatctgactaatggggcaGATGTTCGACACACAACATAGTGGAGTCCATGcacctcgacctcatgggaagttcccatgaggtcgacctcatagtaccatttccctgcATACCAATTATGGTGGAATTTATATAAAAGCCATGGTGTGGCCATCCCAAGTCAGCAATGCTTTTTCTTCTTTGAATTATCCTTTTCCATGACATCatttattaatattaattaaCACTTAATTTAGATAATTAGTTAGGCCACCCAACTAGTTGATCGTGAGCATTTCTCTCTGCAATCTTGGCTATATTTGTCCCAATGTCATGAGGTTAGAGCGTATAATCTCTGAGCACATATGTTCGAACATTCAAAAACTGCATAGTATTAAAGTTTTtcgtaggggtgtacattgagttgaaccgagtcaagctagcttCAGCTCAGCTTGGTCAGTAGGcacacccagctcgaacttggcttagCTTGGTGACCAAGCCATTATCTCTAGCTTGACTCGGATCAATCAGTAGATCAGACCAGTTCGAGTTCGacttttcgagccgagttcgcgtTATAGTTTCCAAGTTTTTAAGTTTGAGTTCAAATTTAGTTTTCGAGTGCTTACCGGCGGGCAGGGCAGGCAACGACCAGACTGTCGAGTTGTGACAGGAGGAGGGTGAGCAGCAGGCTGCAGACGGCCGAGCAAGCAAGTCGCTGGTCGAGCAGAGGCCAGActtcagagagagagataggtagagTCACTGGCCCGCTGGCCACTGCTAGACAGGCGGGATGAGcagagaaggggggggggggcagtCAGGCATAGTCGCTCACTGCTGGTCGAgcgggacgagcagagagagagagagagagagagagagagagagagagagagtcgctgGTCGGGCGGGACAAgcagagagagtgagaggaagaGAGCTAGGGTCGGGCGGGCTGCGGATTCTTTTTTCAAACAAAGGGGAAAGGGTAAAtgttagggtttttttaaaactttttatatCATCTAATTGAGTTGATCTGAGTCAATCCAAGTAAGCCAGTTTCGAGCTATGtatcgaaccaagtcgagttcagGTCAACTTGAACTCAATTTCGAGCTCTAAGAACCATTTCGACCTAGATCGAACGCaacttcaaaccaagtcgaatcgagccttTTCGAACCGAGTAAAGTGAgttgaccgagctagctcggtgtacacccctagttttcTGAATGGGCACTTGGTCACCTAAATAAGAAACAGCCAAAAACAAAATTATCCAATATGTAGCTCCTTTGCGAGCTTTGCCCAGTCAAAGGCCTACAGCTTATGTGCACAGTACAAATGTGCCAGCATGACTTCATGAGACACGTgcaagatccaacccattcatcagattGGTCTGAGGGTCGGGTCGGGCCTAAAATTTAAACCCATTTATTAATTGGGTCACTCTCAGACTGTCTAAGAGCCCTTCAGTTTGGCCCGGCAACGCCCATTTCGGTTTCAAAGGCATTTATGCAATAATCATGCATGGTGAGGCGCCTGAAGAATAGCCCATATCTAACACAGAAGCTAGCGGGTCGGGCCTTGGGCTCGGGCACGCATTATTATCATGTGCCAATTTTGGGCGTGATTGTTTGGCCCAACATGGCCCAGGTTGGACTGAGGGCTAGGTTTTATTATCCGGGCTGGGGCCGGCCTGTTGATAGCCCTACATAAATTAGATGATCCTGTCCATAGATTGGATAACTTCTGATATTCATAAGAAATGGAAGGTTAGTTCTCAACACTGATACATGCTCATGGGGGAAACTTCTTATGTCACAGCTAGAATCATCTGGGCTCCCCAATATTGGGGGTATGTGCCATTCACAGAAAGCTCACAGATTGACGGTCCAGATTCCCTACATGTGGCCTGCATTTACAGAGAGTGTTAAACAACTAACCTCCATCCATCATTTAACCCCAGTTCCCCAAGATTCCATGAATTCTTTTGATGGAGGTGGCAATAGGCCGAGCCCTAGCCCAGCCCCTTAGCCGCCCAAGCCCTAAAAGGCTGAAAAAATGTTGGCCCTAGACCTGGCCCTAATGGACCGAGCTAGTTCCACTGGAATGGCCCTCTTAAGAAAGTGTTAAGTGACTGAAGGTTTTTAAGAGATgtaattttagatttatttttgaaaaagatATTCTCTATCAACAATCAGTCCtacatataaacggtttggatctttgAAGCATGACAATAGATACAATGATTATATGTAAACTGCACATGTAAATGGATAGAAACCAGTAATAAGTTCTTTAAACCATTATAATGGTAACTAACTTAATAATTGGATTGGACCAACTAAGTAGGTCAGGCCACTCGTCATTGACCCTTGCTCAGCCCTGCCCTAGCATTAGGCCCAGATTTTAGGCTGAGCCTGGCCCTTGGGCCAAGTTTAATGGCCCATACCCTCGCTCTACGGGCCGGGTCAGGGCCAGacagcctggcccattgccatGAAAGATCATTCACTCAAACCGTCCACGTTTTTATTTCACGTGATTGATTAAGCAATGGCccaatgttatttatttatttatttattattattattatagatccaTAACCATCCTATCATTGAATGCAAATCATCAAATTATTCATTTTCAACCGTTCCTTGGTCAAAACCTAACTTCCCTGCTAAAAGACAACAACCGTTCATCAGTTATCTAATGATCAAGATTTCCAACCCAGTGTAATTTTCAAATCACGTCCGTGAAAGGTGGGCCCAGAAGCTCCATGAGAGTGGAGAAGGCCCTAAATTCATCATCACATACCCCATTAACTTCACTCGAACAACACCACTTGCCAAACACAGTAAGACAAACTCTGTACGAAACACTACTATTTTTAGACTATTTCCACCCATAAATCAAAGAAATCGCGAACGGGTGTCAACAAGACTCCAAGAGAGATGGCTCATGCAGATTTCAATACAAACGGGAGACAGATAAATCTGAGGTTTGAAAAACATAGTTAGAGCCGCTTTTGACTTTTCCATTCGTTTACATCGCAAAATACAAAAAGGACAAAAGCCATCAATCGTCCTTCATTGTGGATAGAACTCAACTTCGAACGGAAGTACTATGACACTCTGGCAGCGTGTCATGGATCATacgcaggcagttagaaattacaCAGAAATTGCTTTAATggcaaacaaaattttcaaattaaaccgtccaaattatgggcaGTAGTTTAGATGAATCATCAACAAAGAATTACTTTTGGGCGTTTATTGAAATTTTAGATttctggacatttattggacggttaaaaatgaaaaaaatccaatcagaggttaggattgttcaaccgaCCTGATTTTTATCGTGTAACTTAACAATAGTGGATTACACAATTTAGCCGGTTTAATTTTggttaatatatgccacatgtacaattactGAATGCCCGCGTATCAAGTGTCACACACAgcaggagtatcaaataacttcccaaCTTTGAAAGATTGAGCCATCACCCTCTCAGAAATTTGTGGTCTATATGCGCTGCACGCACGCTGCTCATTCTTACCCGAACCAGCCATTACGAATTCCAGCGCCCAATCTTCATGCGCCAGGCATAAACGCACCATAAGTGCCAGCGTGGCATATATATACCTGACACGTGTGTTCATCAGATGGTCCCCTTGGTGCATATATGCCGAACCAAAAGTCAGTccggtctgctcatcaggtgagTGCTACATGTACGTTAAATGTCGGCCATGGGTTATCATTTTTGTAACCGTTCATTTTTCACGCGTGCTGTGAACTTAATAAATGGACCGTCTGATTTTGACAGATTATATTTGCTATGAGGCGAATGCGACACGTCGGCATTGGAACTCATGCTGCGGGTGTATTTGGCGCTTGAAGGTGGGCGCTGGGAGTAGCACTCTCATTAAGTAGAGTTTTGCTAGAATACACTTCAACTTATTGCAATAGTATACCTCGGGACTTTAGCCATTGAATTGGATGTCCGAAGCCGTTTACATGATTGACCATGCCCTGGATGGGAGATAGCCAAACGAATCTtagattgaaatatttcaacctttttttttttattattcataTGTTAAGAAGACCGTCTAAATCCGAAGGAAATGAGTTAAATAATAAATTTCGAAATATTCAGGTtaaattcttttttatttctaataTACTCCATCGGATCCTAGTTTAATCATattaacggtctagatcatgGAAACATGGCCTCAAATCATATAGCAATACGTGGAATGTTTTTAGCCAATCGCGCTGCTCCCGCGTGTAGTTTTGTAATACTCGCGAGCACACCTACCAGCATTTCAGCGCCGCCCTGGTATAACTCCCGCTAGGTACCCACCGGGGTTACTTTGGAAAACCTAGAGCCACATGGGtgtaactttcatgagatccaccccgtccatcaggtattgTGTAtctttttaaccgttaaaaaaaattattacaatCATTAAAATCCCAAGAAGGCCATATCACAGGAAGAAATTCAGATGGAAAGCGGACCATTAGTTTGAGTAAAACCTACCGTGGcttttatatgccattcaatccaTACATCTAATGTTTCCTACTAGGATGAAACAATGATCCAATAATCACAATATTCCAAAATTAATCTTGGCCATATCAcgt contains:
- the LOC131236412 gene encoding pentatricopeptide repeat-containing protein At4g33990; amino-acid sequence: MDFNLLFPSCNKTHLAKRLHALLLVSGLTQNVFFSTKLVTLYTNLGEVHHARLVFDQIPKKNVVAWNSIISGYVRNGSFREGLDCYYRMSTNSRVRPDFFTFPVVLKACEELGDGRKVHCLVLKLGFGSDFFVAASLIKLYARFGLVVDARRVFDEMLVRDLGSWNAMISGYCQNGKAAEALWLFEEVLLDGERMDSVTVSSVLPVCAPLQDHLMGRLIHVYVIKHGLDFDVFVSNALINMYAKLGYMRDAQRVFDGMEVRDLVSWNSMIAAYEQAGEPIAALGFFHEMKGNGLRPDVLTVVSLASVAAQSGYCQNGRSVHGFVMRRGWISEDIFVGNALVDMYAKMGKIDDAQKVFDRMLMKDVISWNTLITGHAQNGLANEAIELYHMMDEYEGIVEDQGTLVSVLPAISHVGALQQGMRIHGRSIRVGLHLDVFVGTCLIDMYTKCGRLDDAMLLFRQVPTRSSVPWNAIISGHGIHGHGEKALYLFGEMQQEGVKPDHITFVSLLSACSHAGLVDQGQQCFQLMRECYKIEPTVKHYACMVDLLGRAGHLDTAYEFIESMPVRPDASVWGALLGACRIHGNVELGALASDRLFEIDSENVGYYVLLSNIYAKIGKWEGVDKVRSLARERGLKKTPGWSSIVVNNRVHVFFTGNRSHPQCEDIYKELGLLLAKMKSLGYVPDYSFVLQDVEEDEKEHILTSHSERLAIAFGIINMPPKSPIQIFKNLRVCGDCHNATKFISVITEREIIVRDSNRFHHFKDGSCSCGDYW